One window from the genome of Nicotiana sylvestris chromosome 9, ASM39365v2, whole genome shotgun sequence encodes:
- the LOC138878078 gene encoding uncharacterized protein has protein sequence MLVYGTEVVILAEVEIPSLRIIRESELSDAEWIRSRYEQLALIGRKRMNAVCHDQLYQNRMSRAFNKRVKPRQFALEKLVLKKIFPHKDEAKGKFSANRQGRYMVHRVLTGGALILVEMDG, from the coding sequence ATGTTGGTCTATGGTACCGAAGTGGTCATCCTAgctgaggtagagattccttctttaaggattatACGGGAatctgaactcagcgatgcagaatggataaggagccgctatgaacaattggccctcatAGGTAGaaaaaggatgaacgcagtatgtcacgatcagctttaccagaacagaatgtctagggctttcaataaaagggtcaaaccaaggcaatttgcactaGAAAAACTggtactgaagaagatcttcccacataaagatgaagccaaagggaaattctctgcCAACCGGCAAGGTcgctacatggttcacagggtgctaacaggaggagcactcatacttgtagagATGGATGGataa